Part of the Scyliorhinus canicula unplaced genomic scaffold, sScyCan1.1, whole genome shotgun sequence genome, ACAGGAGCTGGAGTAGGTTGTTCAGCCATGTCCTGTCATTCAGTTAGACCCTGGCTGATCAATGAGTTTCTCATCAAGATGTATGTGATTCTATCCAGTATATTAGCTCCGGCCCAGTTTTAAGGAAAGCTACCATCAGCAGAAACAAACCAGAATACAtacgaattaggaacaggagtagccactcggccccttgagacCACTCCACCATTCCGTAatatcattgctgatctgattgtggcctcgactccactttccttcctccCCACGAAACCCTTTGACTCCCTCACCAGTGAAGGATCTGTTTAATTCAGGCTTCAAACTATTCAGCGACCCAGCCTCCAGcactctctgtggaagagaattccagactttcgatcctctgagtgaaaaaggttctcatctccatcttaaataggaaaccccttatttttaaactattaCCCTGATTCTAATCTCTCCACAATGAACACCCAGCCTGTCAATTCGCCTCAGAATCTCATGTTTCAATCagatgccctctcattcttccaaactgcagtgaatacaggcccagcctgtccatgTTTTCCTCTTATGATAACCCCTCAtccagtcaagtgaaccttctctgacctGATTCGAATGAAATTATGTCCTTTCtttaataaggagaccaaaaccgtacACAGTACTttggatgtggtctcaccaataccctgtacaactgcagtactttccccttgcaataaacagcaACATTCCCTTTACCTTCCCAATTGTGTACTGTATCTGCAGAGTAACTGGTCCTGATTCATGTAtcagtacacccagatccctctgtacctcggagctgcaatctctgtgtATTTAAATAAGTAATGCAAgatggtgccggagtgtggcgactctctgtgagctctctcacacagatccacTTCTTACATCTCCGATAATCATACTAATCTCTgaaaacttaattctaacactaacactatCACTGACCTTTCTCTTTTAcattctcttcacacatcttctctactgagtaatacaaacactcctgtatgcttcacccgatgtctgtgtctatatatttacattgtgtattttatgtttgccctatgtattttcttttcatgtacgggatGATCTGCCTGAGCTGTGCGCAgagcaatatttttcactgtacctcgttacacgtgacaataaataaattcaATCCAATAtgttgcttttttattcttcctgtcaaagtgaacaagttcaaattttcccacattatgctcaaTCTGCACCCTTTACTGACTCCTTATGGTCACTCACCATACAAGGTACTCCATACCTTTGTAGCAACAGCAAATTTTGCAACCGTACTTTTGATCCTGTCAACCAAGTCCTGAAAATAGTTGAGCCTCcagtaccgatccctgtggcagtcCACAGGTTACATCAAAAATGACTAATTTTTACCTCCACAATGTTTCCTATtcgctaaccaatcctctgtccatgctgttACCAGCTACACAATGGGCTTTTATTTTGTGGAGTGAACATTAAGTGGCACCTTGTCAAGTGcctgctggaaatctaaatacatcacatccacaAGTCCCCCTTTATCAATATtcattgttacttcctcaaagaactccaataaattggtcaaacatgatttccctttcataaattatATTGATTCTGCCTAATTGCACTGAGATTATCCAAGTGCCCACTCCAACCTCCTTAAtaacagaatgaacatggttcagtcctgcatgggattaacagcagcagcaacagcagaatctaaCCCCTGCAgtgacttgtgaactcgctggtgtctcagcagattggaTGACCgagcaaatctcttcccacatatggagcaggtgaatgacctctctcccgtgtgaacctgctggtggctcagcaggtgggaagactgagcaaatctcttcccacatatcaggcaggtgaatgacctctccccagtgtgaacttgttggtgtctcagaaggTCCTTTGTGCTCTTAAAGcttttctcacagtcagaacatttaaacggtctctgctcagtgtgaacaagttgatgCACAGCGAGCTGGGATGGCTgcgtgaatcctttcccacacatggagcaagtgaacggtctctccccagtgtgaattcgctcatGTATCAGAAGGTGGGgtgaatcaataaatcccttcccacacacagagcaaatGAAtatcctctctccagtgtgaactcgctggtgtctcagacgGTGGGATGaatgggtgaatcccttcccacacacagagcaggtgaatggcctctctccagtgtgaactcgctggtgtgtcaccaGATCCTgtttgcttttaaagctcttcccacagtcagaacattgaaatggtctctgatcagagtgaactcgctggtgtgtctgtagCTGAGATAAACGTCCGAATCTCCTCTCGCAgagagaacaggtgaatggcttctccccagtgtgtgtGCGCTGATGGGCTTGTAAATcatttttacttttaaaacacatCTCACAGTGCGAACATTGAAAAGGTCTCTTATCAGAGTGAACCAGTTGGTGTGTTagaaggtgggatgactgagtgaatcccttcccacacactgagcaggtgaaaggcctcacCTCCATATGAgtgcgctggtgtctcagcaagtCCTTTGTGCTTTTAAAGCTTTTGTCACAATCAgaacatttaaatggtctctgatcaGAGTGAACTTGCTGGTGAATCAGGAGGCTTGATAAAGCATGACATCCCGTCCCACATTCGAggcaagtgaatggcctctcgcCAGTATGAACACGCTGATGTGTATACAGGCTGGATGAGTaagcaaatcctttcccacacacaggacaggtgaactgcctctctccagtgtgaatacgtcgatgaATATCCAATGcagatgggtaattgaatcccttgccacagtccccacatttcaaaGGTTTCTCCATGATGTGAGTGTCCTCGTGTGTCTCCAGCTTGGATAATGTTGAAGCCTCGTTTAGACAGAATATGCCCAGGGTGACTACTCACTGTgaatgctgtggtttttctttcaGGCTGGTGAAAGCTCTTTCCAGGTTCAGCACATTGGAAACTCTCTCTCGGGTATTTGCGTATCTCGGTGCTTTCTCAGTAACACTGATGGATCAGATCTTTTCCCACAGGCGGAACAAAAATTTCTCCTTCTGTATACGAAGGTTGATGATATTCAGGTTCTGGTGAATCAAATCACTGAAGCATCTTGATGTGAAGTTTGGTTTGAGTTTCACATCCGAAAATTCTGCTAACATCCTGTAAAAATAATTTCACAAAATCCATCACCGACAGGATACAGGGGGTTTGGAGCCTCAAGCcaggtgtttgtgaatcctccccgcccacctgccagggtttccttccttgccagagatcagagtcctcattgatttgagtgcaaagtgtcagCTCTAATTtattatccccccctcccccatcctgtgatgtgaaccaccctccagtgtgtgaagcaggatggtgcccgttaacctgggcctgttcccgggagggagggagaagctccgcagctgcaaaccagggagctgacaatgatggtgaagggtttgcggaCCCACAAAGTGTTTCCAGATCCTCCCACCCACCGCCTGACGCTGACTCCGCTTCTCCGGGACAAACAAGGGCCGAGGCATcaatcacactgcgcatgctcgaaATTCTTTGCCAATGCGCCTGCGCACCGTTGTCCAGCTCCAGCagcgacactgcgcatgcttcaagtTGCCGAGGAATGATTGGCGGCAGATCTGAACCAATAGGAGGCGGCGGAGGGCTGGAGGACCGAaagggagcggctggtcctccaaccaatcggactgAAGAAGGGGCGGGACCAAGCTGGGAGATGGGAATACGCGGTGTGCGTAATGGCGGTGGTGAGATGTTTGTTTTTCTGATCCGCAATCGGTGCGTATGGCGGTTCAGAGGGAGCAAAGGACCCAGTGGGTGGGCGAAACGGCTTCCTAAATATGTTCTGCAAACCGCAAATCCTAAAAAAGAACCgatcagtcctcccccccccccatttgtatGATTGGGGGTGTTGACGGCCGACATCTTAATTGGGGTAATGTGCAGCAGGGCACATGCGTGGTCGCCATCTTTATAGGGGGCAAcgactgggaggagcttgttaCCCATTGTTCAGAGTGGagacacagggcgaaattctccgcaacggccgacgccggagtgaaactcggagtgtttcactccggcgtcagaagccgctcctcgccccctattctccccccctccacttctcccccccccccctattctcaccccccccccccccccccaggggggctaggagcggcgttgcgggaaactcggccgccggtcCTTGACGCTTGCCTCAAAGCCgcgtgccaagaatgacgcggccggcggcgcctaagtgacgtcagccgcgcatgcgcaggttggccggctccaacccgataatgcgcggttgccgtcttcccctccactgccccgcaagtcGTCAGGCCGCTAGGCCCATTCGGGCCGAAGAgttgccgggaaaaacggcgagcggcgattctccgaggagcgtgtcgcaaaacgcgacacaccattttggggggggggcggggggggagaatggcgGGGGGTGCCACAGcggctctcccgcgattctcccacccggcgtggggagcgcaGAATCACGCCCACAGTATTAGCCTttagtcccaatgtcttattgttGAGGAAAATACAGAAGGAAGAGGAAGCAAATCCTGCTGTCCAGATTGAACTACCTCATGGAGTTAAAGGCATCTTattcggatgctggaatctgaaacaaaaacagaaaatactgaacaatcttgtcatgtcggggctgtttagcacagggctaaatcgctggctttgaaagcaggccagcagcacggttcgattcccgtaacagcctccccgaacaggtgctggaatgtggcgactaggggcttttcacagtaacttcatttgaagcctactcatgacaataagcgattttcattacttCATTTtcatgtctgacagcatctgtggagagagaagggagctaatgttgagtctggatgaccctttgtcaaagctagagaattGGAAATAGGGTCAAATTTATACTGTGTGGCTGGTGTGGAGCGATGGGGCTGGATAGCGGGCCAGCAATAAGTGGTGTGTGCAAAGATCTGCAGTCACAGTTCAGTCACATGGAGATCCATAGCAGAAAAACACAACCCTGAGGAGATATCATCCTTGAATCAATGGTCTGCTGATGATAATGACAAGGGGCCAAGTGCAGCAGGGAGCATGCATTggcagcaggaggagagaatgtaGTGAATTTCTATCCCAGACTGACAGAGatggattttggaaactccttttacaggggattacaaggggaggatttacacataGAAAACTCCAACCAAGAGAAATATTTGTCTCTTCTGAATTTCATttttggactgacagtgatggcttttgtaaatgTATTTTACAGGATATTGGAAGATGATTTGCAGACAGGAAATTCAAACCAAATCTCACATCTCAGTCTGACTGCATCGTTCGATTTatcaggagctgaatattatctcCCTTTgagtgtaagcattgagttcaaGTTATTACCCCACACTGAGTAAAActtcttcctcacattcccccatGGAGATATTGCTCAAAATATTAAATCTGTGTCATGTAATCTTTTACAATCAGCGgataggaacagcatttgttGAACACCCTTATCTAAACCTAACAATCTTGTGCACTTCTATCAATTTCCCCTCAAtctccacaagaccataagaaataggaagaggGGTAtgacattcagccctttgagtctgctctgccatttactaAGATCATAGATCAACCACTCACtgagtccactttcctgccttctctctgtaATCCTTCATTCCCCAACTGATTAAAAACCCATCAATCTTGGCCTTGACAATGCTCTCTCGTTGGTTCCTCGGCATATTGGTCGAGAAAACCATCCCTTAGAAATTCCAagaaatcctcctccatcgcaTTGCTACCAATTTGATTAGCctaatcaatatgcagattgaagtcacacATGATCACAGATTCCCTGATCACatacatctctgatttcctgtctgatGCTATTtcaacattaccagtgcagtttggtggtctgattACCTCCCCTATGAAtgctttttgccccttggtgtttcctaACTCGATCCACACACATTCCACACTATCggtgctaatatctttcctcaatatgatatcaatatcttctttaatcaattaTACAACTTCAccgccttttcctttctgtctgtccgtcctaaaaactgaatagccctcaatgtttagttcccatccttggtaaccttggagccatgtctctgtaatcccaactGTACATACTCCTTTACATCTATCtacgcaactaattcatccattttagttCCAGTGCTCCGagcattcaggtacaaaaccttaaacATCCCTTGACCGGTCTctactattttaaaaataaatttagtgtacccaattcattttttccaattaaggggcaatttagcgtgtccaatccacctagcctgtacatctttgggttgtgggggcgaaacccatgcaaacacggggagaatgtgcaaactccatacggacagtgacccagagctgggatcaaacctgggacctcggcgccgtgaggctgcagggctaactcactgcaccaccgtgctgccctttcctacTATTTTTTTACTGTGTTCTTAtctgattctggcccttgatttatctgcccatcacttttcttatttttCTTTCTGTCTTTTCCCCTTGTTCTTGATTTCTctctgctctgaatccttacataggttcccatcccccctgccatattagtttaaccctctttcctcccacccaacccccaccactccagcaaatacCATGTgcttcataatttttttttacaccTCAATCAGTTCCCCCGTTAGCCTTGCTGCTctcaggaaaacaaccccagtctatcgagccgctcctcataactgaaatgctccagcccaggcaacatactggtgaatctcctctcttgtccctatcctgtggcgaccagaactgcacacagttctccagctgtggcccaaccagtgttttatacagctccatcataacctccctgctcttatattctcaaTCTCAGCTAACAAAGGCAAATATCACataagccttcttaactaccttctccacctgtccaGCTGCCTTCAGGTATCCATAGGCATGCACCCCaaagtccctctggtcctctgtacttcctcatGCCCTACCGTTCAGTGTGTATATCCTTGCCTTGTCCATCCTCGCAAAATGCATCACATCAgacttttcagagttaaactccatttgctccTGTTCTACCCATCTCACCAGCCCGACTATATCGTCCTGTattctaaggctttcctcctcgctatttaccacaccaccatattcatgtcatctgcaaacttacctcccacattcacatccagatcattaatgtacagtaCAAACAGCAagagacccagcactgatcccaacAGTACACCATTGGACACAGTGATCCAGTCACAAAACAAcgttcaaccatcaccctccgcctctcaaccaattttggatccaatttgccgaaTTGCTCTGGATTCCATGAGCTTCTTCACCAGTCTCCCAGAGAGGACCTTGTCAATAGccatactgaagtccatatagactgcgtcatctacacacctagtcacttcctcaaaacattcaatcacATCTGTTAGACATGATCGCCCCCTGACAAAGCCACGATGACTATACTTGatcaatccttgcctctccaagtggagattaattctgcccCTCAGAATTCTTTCCTATGTTTTCCCTACCACTGTTGTATGACTCACACTGAAATTTCCTTGTTTATCCCTACTTCCCTCCTTGAATAATGCCATCACATATTCTGTCCTCAAGTCCTCTGGcacatctcctgtggccagagaggattttaaaaatagtgttagagcctctgcaatctcctaccttgcctcacacagcagcctgggacacatcGCCTCTGAGTCTGAGGATTGGTCCACTTTTATACCTGCAAAAACGctcactcctcctccctctctgtgCTAACCTGTTCAACTATATCACAGTGGACCTCCCTGATTTCAATATCTACATCGTCCTTCTCcacagtgaacacagatgcaaaatactcattaaaatCTCACCCACATCTTCCGGCTCCACATACAGATTACCACTTTGGTCCTTAACGGGCCCTTCTCTTTCCCTTGTTACCCTCTTGCCCTTAACATACttgtaaaacactttggaatTCTCCTTTATTTTATCCGCCAGCATTTTTCATGTCACCTCTTTACTCTCCGAATTTATTTCATTACGTACTCCTCTGCACTTGCTACAATCCTCAGGCATCCACCGTCTTGGGTCTCCTGCCTCCCTTTTTTTCCTGATCCAATTCTGTGTACCCCTTGATCCCCAGGGTACTCGGAACATTTTGGTCCCAGCCTTTACCTTCATGAGaatatgttggccctgtactTTCTCTATTTCCTTTCTGAATGACCCCCACTGCTGGAAAGATTTCCCTGTCAGTAGCTGCTGCCAGTCTGCTTTGGTCAGATCCTGTTGTATCACATTGAAGTCAGCCTTCACCCAATTCAGAACCTTTATTTCCAGTGAGttttccttttccataacaacatAAACCTTACCAGTTATGGTCACAATCACTTCCACTGACTATTAATACCCTATTATTTTACACTTCTCTGGGATTTGCCAACATATCTGCTCTTCCACCTCTCCCTTACTGCTTGTTTGGGGACCAATGACGCACTCCCAGAAACGTGATTGTCCCCTTTTTGTTGTTATGTTCCACCGGGATGGCCTCAGTTGAGGTGTCTGCTGAGATATCATCCTTCCCGGATAGCCTCAGTTGAGATGTCTGCTGAGATATCATCCTTCCCGGATGGCCTCAGTTGAGGTGTCTGCTGAGATATCATCCTTCCCGGATGGCCTCAGTTGAGGTGTCTGCTGAGATA contains:
- the LOC119961109 gene encoding zinc finger protein 135-like gives rise to the protein MEKPLKCGDCGKGFNYPSALDIHRRIHTGERQFTCPVCGKGFAYSSSLYTHQRVHTGERPFTCLECGTGCHALSSLLIHQQVHSDQRPFKCSDCDKSFKSTKDLLRHQRTHMEVRPFTCSVCGKGFTQSSHLLTHQLVHSDKRPFQCSHCEMCFKSKNDLQAHQRTHTGEKPFTCSLCERRFGRLSQLQTHQRVHSDQRPFQCSDCGKSFKSKQDLVTHQRVHTGERPFTCSVCGKGFTHSSHRLRHQRVHTGERIFICSVCGKGFIDSPHLLIHERIHTGERPFTCSMCGKGFTQPSQLAVHQLVHTEQRPFKCSDCEKSFKSTKDLLRHQQVHTGERSFTCLICGKRFAQSSHLLSHQQVHTGERSFTCSICGKRFARSSNLLRHQRVHKSLQGLDSAVAAAVNPMQD